A genomic segment from Labrus bergylta chromosome 3, fLabBer1.1, whole genome shotgun sequence encodes:
- the LOC109975727 gene encoding circadian-associated transcriptional repressor, which produces MSTSDSDYSIDWLASDEDDCDSSKSSSPQHAEEPPAAPSSSSSRESSSSCCHCGAEQRRKRRRRSDCRDLDSDSESASVSPVQGFTSVCAQAPVGAELRLTRKRTRSSGEDGLCATPQADTENERFFHKCSELQCYIAPLSSILQGLRSGRYSERLSSFQESVAMDRIQRIRGVLQNPHVGRRFFGLLLKIEEMLRSWFPHIKSNVTQTDGGPPAKTLKPPHSSASPRPPSSESPLAASHSSTRLKWLHTSPICSVTTPKSMLARPPPSPRPARCSPEATQDHAVSSTSELDSETPRHLPPAPRVNRGPPPLKIISPCLERLLQAKESVVVPLAAGEEGWMS; this is translated from the exons ATGTCGACCTCAGACTCGGATTACTCCATCGACTGGCTCGCCAGCGACGAGGACGACTGCGACAGCTCGAAGAGTTCAAGTCCTCAGCACGCGGAGGAGCCGCCTGCTGCCCCCTCGTCATCGTCATCAAGGGAATCTTCGAGCAGCTGCTGTCACTGTGGAGCggagcagaggagaaagaggaggaggaggagtgactGCAGGGACTTAGACTCTGACTCAGAGTCCGCCTCGGTCAGTCCGGTTCAGGGATTCACGTCTGTGTGTGCGCAGGCTCCTGTGGGGGCGGAGCTTCGTTTAACCAGGAAGAGGACTCGCAGCTCCGGTGAAGACGGCCTCTGTGCGacgcctcaagcagacactgaAAATGAACGTTTCTTCCACAAG tgctCGGAGCTGCAGTGCTACATTGCGCCGCTGTCGTCCATCCTGCAGGGCCTCAGATCAGGAAGGTACTCTGAAC GTCTGAGCAGCTTCCAGGAGAGCGTGGCCATGGACCGGATCCAGAGAATAAGGGGGGTCCTTCAGAACCCACACGTCGG GCGACGCTTCTTCGGCCTTTTACTGAAAATCGAAGAAATGCTTCGGAGCTGGTTTCCTCACATCAAATCGAATGTGACGCAGACAGACGGCGGCCCGCCGGCCAAGACGCTAAAG CCGCCTCACAGCAGTGCCTCTCCTCGTCCTCCCTCCTCAGAGTCTCCTCTCGCTGCCTCTCACTCCTCCACCCGCCTCAAATGGCTCCACACGTCTCCCATCTGCTCCGTGACGACACCTAAATCCATGCTCGCCcggccccccccctcccctcggcCCGCACGCTGCAGCCCGGAAGCGACCCAGGACCACGCCGTCTCCTCCACCTCAGAACTTGACTCCGAAACCCCTCGCCacctccctcctgctcctcgAGTGAACCGGGGGCCGCCGCCCTTGAAGATCATCTCTCCGTGTCTGGAGCGCCTCCTGCAGGCGAAGGAGAGCGTCGTCGTTCCCCTGGCGGCGGGGGAAGAGGGGTGGATGTCGTGA